One genomic segment of Candidatus Krumholzibacteriia bacterium includes these proteins:
- a CDS encoding DUF5916 domain-containing protein, which translates to MAGKCLLWFVLMFAVGLTCSSVQAQIPKRTYETKSCGGDAPRVDGILDDGCWNSVEWATDFVQWQPTEGAAPTNQTAFKILYDQDALYIAYRAYDSEPGKIADHLTRRDRFPGDWVEVNIDSYHDLRSGFSFTSSVSGTRGDEFISEDGDNWDGNWDPIWQLATHIDSEGWTAELRIPFSQLRFSHTDEQVWGLQVQRRLFRKEERSLWQPKSKDDPGWVSRFGELRGIHGVRPRRQVELLPYALARGERFEAVPGDPFNDGSDRDAEVGLDGKYGVTGDLTLDFTVNPDFGQVEADPSVINLTAFETFFPEKRPFFVEGKNITSFQIAPSIAGGNFTQDNLFYSRRIGRHPQAGADADADLNEYADLPQNTTILAALKMTGKTEGGLSVGALESVTAKEEATIATPTGDHDQTVEPLTNFFVGRLQKDIHKGNTRVGAMLTMTHRNLDDPNVDFLHQAAYTGGMDLYHSWRNKVWYVALNGVASRVQGSEGALERTQTGSARYFQRPDNDYESVDTTRTSLAGHAGSFRLGRVSGAGVRFESGVAWRSPGFEINDIGFMQRADEVNQFSWVGWASRNPFGIWRRIGVNGNQWLNWDFGGSPLSQQLNTNFNMDFKNNWFAGAGLTHLFERLSNTALRGGPSSLWPGEWYSEFWVNTDGRRRVSGGFGAGRGWGDDDFYEHREVWADLSILPQNALRLTFSPSYSTDRQDLQYVETNDYAGDPRYLFGSLDQETFRITARIDYTVTPNLTIQYYGAPFISAGSYSAFKRITAPRAEAYNDRFHVFSDQQIQLVGNEYTVDENVDGTVDYRFDNPEFNFRDFNSNLVIRWEFQPGSTFFVVWQQSRNEQLPQGSFELQNDIGGLFDVHPHNVFLLKINKWFTL; encoded by the coding sequence AGGCGCTGCGCCTACGAACCAGACCGCCTTCAAAATCCTTTACGACCAGGATGCCCTCTACATCGCCTATCGGGCCTACGACAGCGAGCCCGGGAAGATCGCCGATCATCTGACGCGGCGGGACCGTTTCCCGGGCGATTGGGTCGAGGTCAACATCGACAGCTACCACGACCTGAGGTCCGGTTTTTCCTTCACCTCCAGTGTCTCGGGCACCCGGGGCGACGAGTTCATCTCCGAAGATGGCGACAACTGGGACGGCAACTGGGATCCGATCTGGCAACTCGCCACCCATATCGACTCCGAGGGCTGGACGGCGGAGCTCCGCATCCCTTTCAGCCAGCTGCGTTTTTCCCACACGGATGAGCAGGTCTGGGGACTACAGGTACAGCGCCGGCTGTTCCGCAAGGAAGAGCGCTCCTTGTGGCAGCCCAAGTCCAAGGACGATCCGGGCTGGGTGAGCCGCTTCGGCGAGCTGCGCGGCATCCACGGCGTCCGCCCGCGCCGTCAGGTGGAGCTGCTGCCCTATGCGCTCGCTCGCGGCGAGCGCTTCGAGGCTGTGCCGGGAGATCCGTTCAACGACGGCTCGGACCGAGACGCCGAAGTCGGCTTGGACGGCAAGTATGGCGTCACCGGGGATCTCACCCTCGATTTCACCGTGAACCCCGACTTCGGGCAGGTGGAGGCCGACCCCTCGGTCATCAACCTCACCGCCTTCGAGACCTTCTTCCCCGAGAAGCGCCCGTTCTTCGTCGAGGGCAAGAACATCACCAGCTTTCAGATCGCCCCTTCCATCGCCGGCGGCAACTTCACCCAGGACAACCTCTTTTACTCGCGGCGCATCGGGAGACATCCACAGGCCGGAGCCGACGCGGACGCCGACCTGAACGAGTACGCCGACTTGCCGCAGAACACCACCATCCTCGCCGCCCTGAAGATGACGGGGAAGACGGAAGGCGGTCTCTCCGTGGGGGCGCTCGAGAGCGTCACCGCGAAGGAGGAGGCCACCATCGCCACTCCCACCGGCGACCACGACCAGACGGTCGAGCCGCTGACCAACTTCTTCGTGGGCCGATTGCAGAAGGACATCCACAAGGGCAACACGCGCGTCGGCGCCATGCTCACCATGACCCACCGGAACCTCGACGACCCCAACGTCGATTTCCTGCACCAAGCCGCCTACACCGGGGGCATGGATCTCTACCATTCGTGGCGCAACAAGGTGTGGTACGTGGCGCTCAACGGGGTCGCGAGCCGGGTCCAAGGCAGCGAGGGCGCACTCGAGCGCACCCAGACCGGCTCGGCCCGCTACTTCCAGCGGCCGGACAACGACTACGAGTCCGTGGACACCACCCGCACTTCCCTCGCCGGCCATGCCGGCTCCTTCCGTCTCGGCCGGGTGAGCGGTGCCGGGGTTCGCTTCGAATCCGGCGTCGCCTGGCGCTCCCCCGGTTTCGAGATCAACGACATCGGCTTCATGCAGCGCGCCGACGAGGTGAACCAGTTCTCCTGGGTGGGCTGGGCGAGCCGCAACCCCTTCGGGATCTGGCGCCGCATCGGCGTGAACGGCAATCAGTGGCTGAACTGGGACTTCGGCGGCAGTCCCCTCTCGCAGCAGCTCAACACCAACTTCAACATGGACTTCAAAAACAACTGGTTCGCCGGCGCCGGCCTGACCCACCTCTTCGAGCGACTTTCCAACACCGCGCTCCGTGGTGGGCCGTCCTCCCTCTGGCCCGGCGAGTGGTATTCCGAGTTCTGGGTGAACACGGACGGCCGCCGCCGTGTGTCCGGGGGGTTCGGCGCCGGGCGGGGATGGGGCGACGACGATTTCTACGAACACCGCGAGGTCTGGGCGGACCTCTCCATCCTGCCGCAGAACGCCCTCCGCCTCACCTTCTCTCCCTCCTACTCCACCGATCGACAAGACCTGCAGTACGTGGAGACGAACGACTATGCCGGCGACCCGCGGTACCTCTTTGGCAGCCTCGACCAGGAAACCTTCCGAATCACCGCGCGCATCGACTACACGGTGACGCCGAATCTGACCATCCAGTACTATGGCGCGCCCTTCATTTCCGCCGGGAGCTACTCGGCATTCAAGCGCATCACGGCCCCCCGTGCCGAGGCCTACAATGATCGCTTCCACGTTTTCAGCGACCAGCAGATCCAGCTTGTGGGTAATGAGTACACCGTGGACGAGAACGTCGACGGCACCGTCGATTACAGGTTCGACAACCCGGAATTCAACTTCCGCGACTTCAACTCCAATCTGGTGATCCGCTGGGAGTTCCAACCTGGATCCACCTTCTTCGTGGTCTGGCAGCAGTCGCGCAACGAGCAACTGCCCCAGGGTAGCTTCGAGCTGCAGAACGACATCGGTGGGCTCTTCGACGTCCACCCCCACAACGTCTTCCTGCTCAAGATCAACAAGTGGTTCACCCTCTGA